One segment of Schistocerca nitens isolate TAMUIC-IGC-003100 chromosome 3, iqSchNite1.1, whole genome shotgun sequence DNA contains the following:
- the LOC126248978 gene encoding RNA-binding protein squid-like, whose product MNYYTDYQGFMPPAANGIQSTGTAGIPGRDDDRKLFIGGLPRQITENEIKNYFSLFGDVDSVTIKIDPFTGQSRGFAFIVFVDPKTIDQLLSSEHYINSKKVDLKRIIKKSQHGKIFVGGLTADITDNDIKSYFSQYGTVVDVQTPYDKARNQRKGFCFVTFDSKNVVRELLKTPKQFIKGKEVDVKKVKVNQEGTVTAAGGRVFPANWVNQGYGTYVGSYPQDFGTNYSSTTYEGYDYSTDYTTAYEYPGGYVYDGFSGVQGTYPTAGKPRVGARQLQRPQPY is encoded by the coding sequence ATGAATTATTACACAGATTATCAGGGCTTTATGCCGCCCGCTGCTAATGGTATACAGTCGACAGGTACGGCTGGAATCCCGGGCCGGGATGATGACAGAAAGTTGTTTATCGGCGGGCTTCCGAGACAGATTACAGAGAACgagattaaaaattatttcagtttgtttGGAGACGTTGACAGCGTTACGATTAAAATTGACCCTTTCACGGGACAGTCAAGAGGCTTTGCCTTCATAGTATTTGTAGATCCGAAAACTATTGACCAGTTGCTGTCGTCTGAACACTATATAAACAGCAAGAAAGTAGATCTCAAGCGAATCATAAAAAAGTCGCAGCATGGCAAAATATTCGTTGGTGGCTTGACTGCTGACATAACAGACAACGACATTAAGTCTTATTTCTCGCAATATGGTACTGTAGTCGATGTGCAAACTCCGTATGACAAAGCTAGAAATCAGAGAAAAGGCTTTTGCTTCGTAACTTTCGACTCGAAAAATGTAGTTCGTGAGCTGTTGAAGACACCCAAACAATTCATCAAAGGAAAGGAAGTAGACgtcaaaaaggtcaaggtgaatcAAGAAGGTACTGTCACTGCAGCTGGTGGTAGAGTTTTTCCTGCAAATTGGGTGAACCAAGGCTATGGAACTTACGTTGGCTCATACCCGCAAGATTTTGGAACTAATTATAGTAGTACAACCTATGAAGGCTATGACTACTCGACGGATTACACAACAGCATATGAATACCCAGGAGGCTATGTGTATGATGGTTTCAGTGGAGTCCAAGGCACGTACCCAACAGCTGGGAAACCAAGAGTAGGTGCTCGTCAGCTGCAGAGACCTCAGCCGTACTAG